Proteins from one Chloroflexota bacterium genomic window:
- a CDS encoding YgiT-type zinc finger protein yields MKEDRMGFWEGETCEYCGGDIVEKRVTLHRRMRGKYILIENVPAGVCVKCGTRYYAANVLKTVQASVRGRRQANRQILVPVYSL; encoded by the coding sequence ATGAAAGAGGACAGAATGGGCTTTTGGGAAGGTGAGACCTGTGAGTATTGCGGTGGCGACATCGTCGAAAAACGCGTGACGTTGCATCGTCGTATGCGCGGCAAATACATCCTGATCGAAAATGTTCCAGCGGGTGTGTGTGTCAAATGCGGCACGCGATATTACGCGGCTAACGTGCTCAAGACGGTTCAAGCTAGTGTGCGCGGGCGTCGTCAAGCCAATCGCCAAATTCTCGTGCCCGTGTACTCGCTGTGA
- a CDS encoding DUF4258 domain-containing protein — protein MTRIAEIQSLVRDGLYYLTEHADDEAANDGFDIYDVEQGILSGKVRRTWPKESTFEIVGRALDKRRIGVVCRVTLRGKVRIITVYEDNPK, from the coding sequence TTGACTCGCATTGCAGAAATTCAGTCGCTCGTCCGAGATGGGTTGTACTATTTGACTGAACATGCGGATGACGAAGCCGCCAACGATGGCTTTGACATCTACGATGTTGAGCAGGGTATTTTGAGCGGCAAAGTTCGGCGAACTTGGCCCAAGGAAAGCACGTTCGAAATCGTTGGGCGGGCGCTGGACAAACGACGAATCGGAGTGGTATGTCGCGTGACCTTGAGAGGTAAGGTTCGGATTATCACCGTGTACGAAGACAATCCGAAATGA